The genomic window ttggactccttttccctattctacctacctaatatcctgatatctgatgcacattgggacaggaatttgtcctttaaaatcacctgtccctcataagagtctaagtccgGATTGTTATACTTTTGGAGGGCTTCTTTGagactttccagaaaggcaatggggttctcactggactcctgagttattgctggcCACTGCTGTGGACTGGCCACAGTTCCACAACTAATGGCTTCCTTCTATTTGCCTGGGTGgtcttccttaggggtgagtctttctgaagcctATCCTACCCAGTattgttgcaacctgagagctgGGTGTCCCTGGGTctgggtgcagatccccaggcaggttgaggtgtgacagcctcctggagattgAATCCCTGGGCATGTCAACCTCCTGGGACCCTGGGCTGGTGGATCCCCAAGCAGGGTGAGGCATGACAACCTCCTGGGGACCCTaggtgagagagtcatttcctaggcaggttgataaggagtctaggggtccccaaggagagaggggtctggaaatctcaaggaggaagaaaggaaaaactttttttctttctccacattccttaggattatataacaataatgtttcctgcctaaggacagtctttggattcaaccttctcttatcttaaaatgttaattatgggagtagacctggtctttacaaggatgtatcttgcctgaggacagtgttatcttaaaatgtaaattatgggagtaggactgatgaggtctttacaacctccagatattctttggattatataacttcattgttaacactagcaagcgggtactctttctacccccttctgatgcctatgtcagaagctttctctatctcctttatactttaataaaactttattacacaaaagctctgagcgatcaagcctcgtctctggtcccggattgaattcttctcctccgggggccaagaatcccagtgtattcgtgtgattcaacagCAACCTTTCttcttgggggctcgtccgggatccttcaggacaaggtaaggatgcttggagctttagttctttgttctcttagtgaacacgttttctgctgtgctttactaactctaccaTGTGCTTGTGTTAATGAATGGCATGCTCTGCGTGaagcaagtaaggagccctgccctgcggttccacggtgatctcatacggcttatggcagaaacctgtcggggcgttacaccgacctgccaatgccaggaggcacccaatgtctccttcgggaaccgaccagaaatgggcaaagcgtgtggaccgaactctcctttcttggtcaagcttttcggtctctttgaccatttcataactccttgggaattagaagtactaacctaatctatcggatcatagactttcaagagacttgtgatctatactgttattgtgtactgtggcttaggtcccaaacttggactGGTAGTCAAGAAAGcgcctagcctcgctaggaatcgaaagttcggaagctagatggagctctagctcccagaacatctctgaggttaaaggttactcagattgggactgtgatgggtttttttctttggtaacgcCAGCTCTTAGTAGATCAAaggaggctgttatactggtgtggtgatgcttggaaagaacatctcagttttatgttcgcgTCGGTCTTATTgtagtttttaaagattttaatccatgaaattatccccaggtttgggctgccacagagccttcagagtgacaatggctccgcctttaaagctgctgtaactcaggggGTATCTAAAGCTCTagaaatagaatatcacttacactgttcctggagaccccaatcctctggaaaaattgaaaaagctaatgacattatcaaaagacatctgtgcaaattaactcaagagacgcaggacaaatggattaaagtcctacccatagctttaatgagggctcgaaCTACCCCCCAAAAGGAGGGACTGCCCCCCTTTGAAGGTATTTATGGAAGGCCTTTCTTACgcacagacattgttatagaccctgaagccttggaattaactaattatgtaactcagctctcagcttttcaacaggcattaacaGAACTCCGGGAGacgactcctgacccagcctctgaaACAAGCAAAcctctatttgagccaggaaccGAGGTCCTCATAAAAACATTGGGATCTGGGGGCCCATCCCTCGAGCCTCTTTGGGAAGGtccttaccaggttattctttcttctcccacagctgttaaagtgccaggaattgattcgtGGGTACATCATACTcgagttaagaggtggcaccctgaccaaaattaagtgacttcattttatgtctttactttctatgctctgactttgtaccTTTTAGATGGACCTGATAACCTATGTGAgcttacttctgctgactccaaatatcctgagtctgccgttggatcctcaagacaatgtcttcccgtcctgggctcactcctatgctgcattccacaatcgatCTAACTGCTGGATCTGTGGAgcgctcccctcttcatcagtggaaggcttcccgtggtggacatccccatttcaaggaaaagactttctccaagtctgtgaataccttcgacaacaatcacatgtgatgcctcttcttcatctgatgacatctaccaaccctaaaatggactggtgcaacactttgtactctaactatggacataatgtgacttttaattttgattatacattgtctcGGTTCAATGACTATTTTGCTACATATAAGGTAAACGGGTCTAGATCTAATGGTTTTTTACCTgatgtttatcaaatatgggatgaggttacatggctaactcctgaaaaaggacGTTTAATATCTACTGCCTCTATATGCTGTGAACAAACAGAGCTGTCCCCAaaagttagccaacaacttaCTTACAATGATTGGAAACAATTGGGATATTTGTCTCAGGAAACATGCAATGTAATCATTCCCGTGTTTTCCAATTCCAGTTCAGGTTCTCCCTTTGTCTGGCCAGGCATGAattgggactggatatctcagtcgcactggcttgctccaaacgggacttattggatatgtggctcttacctatggTCATGGCTTCCCCCTGGTTGGATAGGGAGATGTACCCTGGGTCTAGCCTTTACTCAcggctttatattttcagagcttccagaaaagcctgctaatttaTCCCACCTTAAAACTCGgtgggcaaggtctgtatttcattggtatgattatttggctgcagcgtttgttccctctttgggaactacagatgttatgttacgagtggatgctttgactaattttactcaacaggcattacaagattctcaaaaggctatttcagctcttaatgctgaacaagcacaaattagaaaggtggttttacaaaacagatttgCTCTAGATATTCTGACAGCTACACAAGGAAGAACTTGTGCCATTGTTCATACCcaatgctgtacatatatacctgatatgagcatgaatgttactcattttaccagccacatgaacaagatgattaGGGCCATGGATactcctgaagcctcaattgcctcactttgggagatgttaactagttccccatggtggacaactatcttaattacaataattctggttgttttgttcttgctgtttgctccctgcatctgtaattgtataactggatttgtttctagccgcatgaaagcttttaagttacacgtggttgctcaaactcctgctactgctgtagcttcctacagctactatttggggcccctggatcatatatcctcaatatgaggattaggagaatatgttgcctcaccaatttagggacaacgcccctggTCAGCTaggaagcagttatggaacgagaacgatgccccttttccctaggcaacataattctcctaaaagaaaaggggggaatgagagagtcatttcctaggcaggttgataaggagtctaggggtccccaaggagagaggggtctggaattctcaaggaggaagaaaggaaaaactttttttctttctccacattccttaggattatacaacaataatgtatcctgcctaaggacagtctttggattcaaccttctgttatcttaaaatgttaattatgggagtagacctggtctttacaaggatgtatcttgcctgaggacagtgttatcttaaaatgtaaattatgggagtaggactgatgaggtctttacaacctccagatattctttggattatataacttcatttttaacactagcaagcaggtaccctttctgcccccttctgatgcctatgtcagaagctttctctatctcctttatactttaataaaactttattacacaaaagctctgagtgatcaagcctcgtctctggccctggattgaattcttctcctccgggggccaagaatcccggtgtattcgcgtgattcaacaacaacctttcatagGCAGGTTGACCTTCTGGGACCCCAGGCTGGAGTTGGGCATCTCCGAGGTCTTCAGCGTGActagtgctgggtaggattaaggcgTTGTAATCTTAACTCACTGCCAGTTTGTCTACATGGATGGGAATAGATACCATGATGTAAGGCAATCCAAGCatgtgccctgagactgggaacctggaAAAATAGCCATGTCTTATCCTCTTCTTGCTCTGAGGGactgtaagtcactgatttcctcccctagtcctccataagagcagtttAGGGTGTCTCcagtggtaaacatttcattgtcataggcACTCTAGGTAATAatagaagtaatgacaaaggagtgggttatctggtcctCTTAGGGGCATTAAGAGTGCTTTAATAATAAGCTGGGTGGAGCAATGTTGCCTACAGAGGGGGCAGAGTTAGTAAGTTTCaggagttagtaagtggcttaagaacaaattgataagaggcaacagaccagatgttccataaaagtggagtggagatttgatccgggggtatgtttgtaactttaggagaagggtggtaagggtttgggcccaaacgGCCTACAGgcctaactcccaaagtggcaaacgtTATCCTTGGAAGCCCAATTGCCCTGGAAGGGATGCCACCAGCAGATGGACTCCTAGCAAgcattgtgtgcctgtcaccTGCCCTGGCAGGTCCACTGAGAGGTGCtgttgttgcacatgttgtaggaaacatggaagatgaaggcctgaatatctagagggattggatattatacagtattttccTCCCAAGgtcagctattttctggttgtcccgcCAGAAGATTGTAGATGCAATATTATGGGCCTGGACGGGGCTCAAGAAAAGAGCATAAAACAGGACAGAAGGGGGGcggggcacaacttttgaaagaacaACATAGCCCAAGAGCATAACATAAACTCATTAACGTCAcatgggtccaagatggcagtcAAGTTAAATTCAACTAAACCTGGATCctcaatctgcaagctaaatgCCACACCCagaggcactgtcaaaagaccaaggagtgggtggttccccaattgctggaatgatcctcccactcattagcatatgaaatcacccagctTACAAAAACTAACCACACGTTTCATGGTCACCACATACACCTTCTGTGATAGCACACTTTGTGgactgtgcttctctctgaattcaaacaaatctacctcttacctatcactgtatctctcactgaattctttctacaatgagacatcaagaacctgagcttcatcaggtcctgaaaccaggcacCATGTGTTTTGATTGGGTGTGAGTCCCtgccagacaccactgagtgaccaagcacagcacagagtcCGTGCCACGTGAATTTGAACCCCAATTTTAAACAGTTTCAAGACAGTTTTCAGAAGTGGAAAGATAATGGCCTGCCCAATACTTTGTTAACAGTGgcatagatggagagaggagctgaaggatgggaggaaaaagcagtgggaaaaatgtaCTAAGGAACCCATTTCATTACTTGCTGGAGAAACTGCTAAATTCCTGACCTGTGCCCACAATTTTCATTGGCTTTATCCTTGGCACAAAGgcgattaaggacagaagaaccctcaCCCGCTTGGGCAACAGCTACTGGGGAGCAGAGAATAGTGGAGCCTTTGGGACAGACTGGGGAGTAGCTCCTGCCAGAGTGCCTCAATTGCACCCACTGCCACTAGCCTGTTAGCTGGGggttcgaggaaacaagaaatgagagatcacaaaagaattaagattttgttagccacatgtccttccagccataggggcgaggacctcctaccttaactggaggtcttccggaatctgagactgagctgtGTAAGCTTTCTGccaagtttgtttttctgttgttttggttTCCAGCACATTAGGCTTCTTGCTACTTCCACTGCTCTGGGTTTCCTTTGTGTTCAGTTTCCACCATGTGAGTTTTGCCAAGTTGGGGTTCTGCTGTGCTTGGTCTCTGCCTAACTGGGGCTGAGCTGAGGTTGTTTTGGCCAGGTTAAATCTGAGTCACGGCACCAGATATGTCgagggagtgtgtaatttcctcggttctgtcttgctgcagcaaagatttgaaatggtagaccagtgttacagctcagttacagctcagagttttattcagcaagcaaaggaaagtacaccctcgaggcatgagggcaggCCAACCGGAAAGGAGAGGCCTCAATCCAGCTTggcttcctctttttatatgttttgtctCCTCCCGCCTatagcctgccctatgcaaattgggctagccaagaaGGGAgtgtgtttgtttcacctgaacTTTTTACTCAGAAAAaagtggattttcttttgttccattttcatgggcttttccctttctttgtcttttagccattgCCATTttgtactcctttttcctattctaactacctaatagCTCCAAGAACAAAAGCATATTCACTGAAGGAGCTGTAAGAACTTGTCAACTGTATTGGGAGAATCCTGGGGACCGTGAGGACAAACTTATTGATATGGATGCCCTTATCCAGGATTTGGGTATCAGTGTATTAGCCGAGCACTTGGGAATGGTGTTAATAATCTATTGCGTTGGTTACTGGAAGCTTGGACTCAACAGTGGCCTGTGATCATGAGGTTGAGATGCTAGAACCTCACTGACATATCGTAGAATAGTCTTCCTCAAACTGTGATGTGCATATGACCCACTGGGGGATCTTATTAAACTGAAGATTTTGCTTCAGTAGTTCTGGATGAAGTCCATGATGCTCTGTTTCTAACAAGCTTCTAAGTGATGCTGATACTGCTGGTACTCAGAATATACTTTGAATAGCAAAAGA from Bos indicus x Bos taurus breed Angus x Brahman F1 hybrid chromosome 8, Bos_hybrid_MaternalHap_v2.0, whole genome shotgun sequence includes these protein-coding regions:
- the LOC113897378 gene encoding endogenous retrovirus group PABLB member 1 Env polyprotein-like isoform X1, with amino-acid sequence MIGSRIPQPQVPFSVILWTRLTCSRMDLITYVSLLLLTPNILSLPLDPQDNVFPSWAHSYAAFHNRSNCWICGALPSSSVEGFPWWTSPFQGKDFLQVCEYLRQQSHVMPLLHLMTSTNPKMDWCNTLYSNYGHNVTFNFDYTLSRFNDYFATYKVNGSRSNGFLPDVYQIWDEVTWLTPEKGRLISTASICCEQTELSPKVSQQLTYNDWKQLGYLSQETCNVIIPVFSNSSSGSPFVWPGMNWDWISQSHWLAPNGTYWICGSYLWSWLPPGWIGRCTLGLAFTHGFIFSELPEKPANLSHLKTRWARSVFHWYDYLAAAFVPSLGTTDVMLRVDALTNFTQQALQDSQKAISALNAEQAQIRKVVLQNRFALDILTATQGRTCAIVHTQCCTYIPDMSMNVTHFTSHMNKMIRAMDTPEASIASLWEMLTSSPWWTTILITIILVVLFLLFAPCICNCITGFVSSRMKAFKLHVVAQTPATAVASYSYYLGPLDHISSI
- the LOC113897378 gene encoding endogenous retrovirus group PABLB member 1 Env polyprotein-like isoform X2 translates to MSAGGLVPTALMDLITYVSLLLLTPNILSLPLDPQDNVFPSWAHSYAAFHNRSNCWICGALPSSSVEGFPWWTSPFQGKDFLQVCEYLRQQSHVMPLLHLMTSTNPKMDWCNTLYSNYGHNVTFNFDYTLSRFNDYFATYKVNGSRSNGFLPDVYQIWDEVTWLTPEKGRLISTASICCEQTELSPKVSQQLTYNDWKQLGYLSQETCNVIIPVFSNSSSGSPFVWPGMNWDWISQSHWLAPNGTYWICGSYLWSWLPPGWIGRCTLGLAFTHGFIFSELPEKPANLSHLKTRWARSVFHWYDYLAAAFVPSLGTTDVMLRVDALTNFTQQALQDSQKAISALNAEQAQIRKVVLQNRFALDILTATQGRTCAIVHTQCCTYIPDMSMNVTHFTSHMNKMIRAMDTPEASIASLWEMLTSSPWWTTILITIILVVLFLLFAPCICNCITGFVSSRMKAFKLHVVAQTPATAVASYSYYLGPLDHISSI
- the LOC113897378 gene encoding endogenous retrovirus group PABLB member 1 Env polyprotein-like isoform X3, which produces MDLITYVSLLLLTPNILSLPLDPQDNVFPSWAHSYAAFHNRSNCWICGALPSSSVEGFPWWTSPFQGKDFLQVCEYLRQQSHVMPLLHLMTSTNPKMDWCNTLYSNYGHNVTFNFDYTLSRFNDYFATYKVNGSRSNGFLPDVYQIWDEVTWLTPEKGRLISTASICCEQTELSPKVSQQLTYNDWKQLGYLSQETCNVIIPVFSNSSSGSPFVWPGMNWDWISQSHWLAPNGTYWICGSYLWSWLPPGWIGRCTLGLAFTHGFIFSELPEKPANLSHLKTRWARSVFHWYDYLAAAFVPSLGTTDVMLRVDALTNFTQQALQDSQKAISALNAEQAQIRKVVLQNRFALDILTATQGRTCAIVHTQCCTYIPDMSMNVTHFTSHMNKMIRAMDTPEASIASLWEMLTSSPWWTTILITIILVVLFLLFAPCICNCITGFVSSRMKAFKLHVVAQTPATAVASYSYYLGPLDHISSI